A region from the Vicia villosa cultivar HV-30 ecotype Madison, WI linkage group LG3, Vvil1.0, whole genome shotgun sequence genome encodes:
- the LOC131656580 gene encoding stigma-specific STIG1-like protein 1, whose translation MGFIKAIIIIAMTMALSLTITMKTISQNESNPASVNQDLPSQDISSTFLHEKNKFLPSKRVTRLLAQNPNAPIHCHKDNEICYLFGAKNATCCNNQCKDLQQDRHNCGVCKKHCKFTNECCRGECVDTHYDKRHCGGCNYRCEPGKYCVYGMCNYA comes from the coding sequence ATGGGGTTCATAAAAGCAATAATCATCATAGCAATGACCATGGCTTTGTCCCTCACAATCACAATGAAAACCATCTCACAAAACGAATCGAACCCGGCATCGGTTAACCAGGATCTTCCTTCACAAGACATATCATCAACATTCCTCCATGAGAAAAACAAGTTTCTTCCTTCCAAGAGGGTGACTCGCCTCTTAGCACAAAACCCTAATGCGCCGATTCATTGTCACAAAGACAACGAGATTTGCTACTTATTCGGCGCAAAAAATGCCACATGTTGCAACAACCAGTGCAAGGATTTGCAACAAGATAGGCATAATTGTGGAGTGTGTAAGAAGCATTGCAAGTTCACTAATGAATGTTGTAGAGGAGAATGTGTTGATACACATTATGATAAGAGGCATTGTGGAGGGTGCAATTATAGGTGTGAACCTGGTAAGTATTGTGTCTATGGAATGTGCAATTACGCataa